The genomic segment GATGCAATTCCAATATTAGCCTGTGTTGTTTCAACGGTATATCTTTTTATTTCCTTTTTAATTACTGGCGATAAAGAATAATATAGAGCAAATTTCCCATCCATCAACTTTGTGATGTTTTTAATAATTGCACAAGCATATGAAACAAGGAATTCTTTGTCAAAGTCTATTAAAATATTTCTTCCAATCGTACCATATCTTGGAAAGATAATATCTCCTTTTTCTGGTTTGATTTTTAATGCTAACCTATCAAAGTCTAGTATAGAAATAAGCTTTGCACTTTCAAAATCAATAGTACCATCTTTTTTTATGTTACCTGTTGACAAATAGGGCATACCATCTTCAACAGTTTTAGGCATTTTATGGTCTATATCACCTATTTTATAGGTTACATTTCCAAATCTATTCCATTTCCAACTTGAAGGAATAGCATCATAATTTTCAATATTTTCTAATGAAACTTCTGGAAAATCTTTAGGTTTTGATATTCTACTCGGTTTCTTCCCTTCTTTACCATTTTCTTCCCAAGTTATAACTGCTTGTTTCCAGTTTTTGAGTTGTTGCTCGTAATGCTTTTGGCGTTCTTCTTTTATTTGTTCCAACAATTCTGCGGCAGTGGGTAAGTTGCTTTGTTGCTCTCTCCATTCTTTTGTAAATTCCCCCTCAAACGCCTTTTTAAGCACTGCCTGCCTGTAAATTTTCAATTGCTCTTGTGCTTTTTTAAGGTCGGCTCTGCCATTGTCTAAATCAGAAAACAGGGTTTCTATTTTGGAAACGATGGCACGTTGGATGGGGAGTGGGGCGAGAGGAATTTTAATTGGCTTAATTAAGCCAAAACTTAAAGCTTGCATTGTCGCACCTTTGGCATTAATATACTGCCGAAATAAGGATGATTTTAAAAACTGAATTAAATATTTTTTCTCAACATTGATATTGGGTATAATTCTAAAAAGATTATTGGCAATAGCGCCTTGTTTTCCTGTACAAACAAAACCTACTGTTCCATATCTTACCATTGAAATATCATTTTTTGAGACAAGATGATTCCCTTCAATGCTTTTTACATACCTCTCAGGTTCATCACCTTGAGTGAAATCAATAATTCTTAAAAAACGAACTCTATCGTTATTGGTTTCCGTAAACTGTTCCTTAATCGGAACTTGTATTCCTTGAGAAAAGGTGCAAAGCTTTCCAAATTCGATTTCTATCCAATCCTCTTTCATTATGCAGCTAAATTGTCTTGAACTGTGATTGATTTTGATTTTTGTGATGGACATGAATAAATTCCATCTTGTATTTCAATATTATCAAAGTTTTGGAAAGTATTTTTTGCTTTTTTCTCTATCATGTTTTTCATATCCATCAGAGCAATCATAGTTTAAGACTGTTTTTTATATTTTTTATTTTCTAATCGGTGAAACTTCAATTTTGTTTCGCCAAAATTAATCAGTAATCCAATTTCAAGATTATAGGCTTCCAAATAATTTATTGCCTGAGCCAAATGCACAGGTTCTAATTGAGTTAGCGCTTTTATTTCAACACTAATAGTTTCATCAACCAAAAAATCAACTCTCCGTCTGCCTACCTGAATGTTTTTATACATCACATCCATTTCAACTTCTCGTTGATGAGCTATTCTTCTCAACTCAAATTCATGTGATAAGGCTCTCTGGTAAATGACTTCTTGAAAACCATTACCTAAAAAGGAATGAACCTCCATGGCAGCCCCAATTATTTTGCCTGTCAATTCAGAATATTTGTAATCCTTATTTATCATCTTTTCATCATGTTATCAAATTCATCACAGCAATCACAGTTCAAGACATTTTTACGCCGCCAACACTTCATTTAACTCATCAATAATCTTATCCATCTCATTTCCAAATAGCTG from the Bacteroidota bacterium genome contains:
- a CDS encoding restriction endonuclease subunit S, whose amino-acid sequence is MKEDWIEIEFGKLCTFSQGIQVPIKEQFTETNNDRVRFLRIIDFTQGDEPERYVKSIEGNHLVSKNDISMVRYGTVGFVCTGKQGAIANNLFRIIPNINVEKKYLIQFLKSSLFRQYINAKGATMQALSFGLIKPIKIPLAPLPIQRAIVSKIETLFSDLDNGRADLKKAQEQLKIYRQAVLKKAFEGEFTKEWREQQSNLPTAAELLEQIKEERQKHYEQQLKNWKQAVITWEENGKEGKKPSRISKPKDFPEVSLENIENYDAIPSSWKWNRFGNVTYKIGDIDHKMPKTVEDGMPYLSTGNIKKDGTIDFESAKLISILDFDRLALKIKPEKGDIIFPRYGTIGRNILIDFDKEFLVSYACAIIKNITKLMDGKFALYYSLSPVIKKEIKRYTVETTQANIGIASIESFVYPLCSKQEQHQIVREIESRLSVCDKIEQNITEALNKSEALRQSILKKAFEGKLLSTAEIAQCKQEADYEPASVLLEKIKKEKKK
- a CDS encoding GxxExxY protein, with amino-acid sequence MINKDYKYSELTGKIIGAAMEVHSFLGNGFQEVIYQRALSHEFELRRIAHQREVEMDVMYKNIQVGRRRVDFLVDETISVEIKALTQLEPVHLAQAINYLEAYNLEIGLLINFGETKLKFHRLENKKYKKQS